A single window of Myxocyprinus asiaticus isolate MX2 ecotype Aquarium Trade chromosome 34, UBuf_Myxa_2, whole genome shotgun sequence DNA harbors:
- the tbxta gene encoding T-box transcription factor T-A produces the protein MTSSSPDQRLDHLLSAVESEFQKGSEKGDASERDIKVSLEDAELWTKFKELTNEMIVTKTGRRMFPVLRASVTGLDPNAMYSVLLDFVAADNNRWKYVNGEWVPGGKPEPQSPSCVYIHPDSPNFGAHWMKAPVSFSKVKLSNKLNGGGQIMLNSLHKYEPRIHIVKVGGIQKMISSQSFPETQFIAVTAYQNEEITALKIKHNPFAKAFLDAKERSDHKDIPDHNTDNQQSGYSQLGGWFLPSNGPMGPSSSPPQFSGAPVHSSGSYCERYSSLRNHRAAPYPSHYPHRSTATNNYMDNSSGSLASHDSWSALQIPNSSGMGTLAHTTNTTSNTSQYPSLWSVAGTTLTPSGSASGSITGGLTSQFLRGSSVSYSGLTSTLPVSSPSSMYDPSLSEVGVGDAQFESSIARLTASWAPVAQSY, from the exons ATGACTTCCTCCAGTCCCGACCAGCGCCTTGATCATCTCCTGAGCGCAGTTGAGAGCGAATTTCAGAAGGGCAGCGAGAAAGGCGACGCGTCCGAACGGGATATAAAAGTTTCCCTGGAGGATGCGGAATTGTGGACCAAATTTAAAGAGCTCACCAATGAAATGATTGTCACCAAAACTGGAAG ACGAATGTTCCCCGTGCTCCGAGCCAGTGTCACGGGTCTGGACCCGAACGCCATGTACTCAGTTCTGCTGGACTTTGTGGCCGCGGATAATAACCGGTGGAAGTACGTGAACGGCGAATGGGTGCCGGGCGGGAAACCCGAACCTCAGAGCCCGAGCTGCGTCTACATTCATCCAGACTCACCCAACTTCGGCGCGCACTGGATGAAAGCGCCCGTCTCCTTCAGCAAAGTCAAACTCTCCAATAAACTCAATGGGGGAGGACAG attATGCTGAACTCTTTGCACAAATATGAGCCCAGGATTCACATCGTAAAAGTCGGAGGGATTCAGAAGATGATCAGCAGTCAATCTTTTCCTGAGACACAGTTTATTGCAGTCACAGCTTATCAGAATGAAGAG ATCACAGCTCTGAAGATCAAGCACAACCCCTTTGCCAAAGCTTTCCTGGATGCCAAAGAGAG AAGTGACCACAAGGACATCCCAGACCACAACACTGACAATCAGCAATCCGGATACTCCCAAC TTGGTGGCTGGTTTTTACCCAGTAATGGCCCCATGGGCCCCAGCAGCAGCCCTCCTCAGTTCAGTGGGGCCCCTGTGCACTCCTCTGGCTCCTACTGCGAGCGATACTCCAGCCTTAGGAATCACAGAGCTGCTCCGTATCCCAGCCATTATCCACACCGCAGCACTGCAACCA ATAACTACATGGACAACTCTTCAGGAAGTCTTGCTTCTCATGATAGCTGGTCAGCTTTGCAGATACCCAACTCTAGTGGGATGGGTACCCTGGCCCACACCACCAACACTACCTCTAACACCAG CCAGTATCCAAGTTTGTGGTCTGTGGCCGGTACGACCCTCACCCCTTCTGGTTCAGCATCAGGGTCCATCACAGGCGGTCTGACGTCTCAGTTCCTGCGTGGTTCCTCAGTGTCCTACTCTGGGCTGACTTCCACTCTGCCTGTGTCCTCTCCCTCCTCTATGTACGATCCAAGCTTGAGCGAGGTTGGAGTTGGAGATGCCCAGTTTGAGAGCTCCATTGCCAGACTTACAGCTTCCTGGGCGCCTGTTGCACAAAGCTACTGA